The DNA region TCATTTTTTGTTTTAATTTGTTTAGAATTTTTTTCTTTGAATATTTTTGTATTTGTCAATGTCTTTTTAATTGTATAATATTAATAAATGTGAGGTGATTTTATGAAAGTTATAAAAGATAAACAAAAAATGAATCAGTACATTGAAGAGTTCAAAATTCAAAATATTTTCAGTAAAGATATTACTGAATTTATGGATTTAGTTAAGTATGAAAAAGGCGAAGTTATTTGTATGACAAATATTGAAATGGAGTATTTTTATTTATTTGTTGAAGGAAAAGTTAAAATATATACATTGTTGGAAAATGGGAAATCTCTTTTATTAAGATTTTATGAACCGTTGAAATTTATAGGGGATTTAGAGTATACTTATTCAAATAGAATTGCAAAAACTAATGTGGAATCTATGATGGATAGTTATTTAATAAGAATTAGTTATGAAAATATAGATAAGTATTGTTTTGATGATAGTATTTTTTTGAGAAACATATGTAATTCTTTGGCTTATAAATTAGATTTTTTATCTAATTCAAGTTCTATAAATCTTCTTTATTCTGTAGAAAAAAGATTGGCAGCATATTTAGTTTCTGTAACTGAAGAAGAGTCAAGATTTATACAAGAGATGCAAACTAAAAAAATTGGGTATTCGGATTTTATGGTGGAAAAGGGCCTATAAGTTACTCTTTTCCAATTTCTTAATAAGTGTGGAAAAATCTACACCATAGTTGCCTGTTT from Oceanotoga teriensis includes:
- a CDS encoding cyclic nucleotide-binding domain-containing protein, which translates into the protein MKVIKDKQKMNQYIEEFKIQNIFSKDITEFMDLVKYEKGEVICMTNIEMEYFYLFVEGKVKIYTLLENGKSLLLRFYEPLKFIGDLEYTYSNRIAKTNVESMMDSYLIRISYENIDKYCFDDSIFLRNICNSLAYKLDFLSNSSSINLLYSVEKRLAAYLVSVTEEESRFIQEMQTKKIGYSDFMVEKGL